TCTCCCTTAAATGTGTCACACGTTGATCCTGGCTGACAGGAAGGGCGAGAAGAAGAAGTCGAAGGCAAACTTCACAGCGCGCAACGTGGTACGTCTCCAGTCCCGTTCGATCTTCACCTGGCGTCCctcaggcagcagtgaggacaTGCAGTCCAGGCAGTTGATGGCCTTCAGCTCGAAGGCCGGGACCCGACCCCCCAGACGACCCCCCAGCTTGGTGCTGAACTCAACTGTGCTTCCTGGTTCCAAGTTCAGCAGGACCTGCCTGAACTCGTGGCTGGCCATGAGGACGATGTCCCGGGCAGGGTCGGCAGCGCCGCCCCCCTCCTGGAGCATGCCCACCATCACCTGGAAGCGGTGGCTGTCAAAGCGCTTGACATGGCAGCCGTGCTTAGCCAGCACTTTGATCTGACACAGCTCCTCTTCATGCATGTGCAGCAGGACCGGGGCGGTGACCGGCAGTTGGGAGGGCGACCCCGGGGGGTCGGCGTCGCTGTCTGCGCCGGTCGTGAAGTTACCAAGGACGGAAGCGGCGATGGCCGAAGTGTTCCTCTGCTCGCATTTGGGATACTTCTCCCCATAGAGGCAGCGCAGCCAGTCCCCCATGAACACGGGCAGCATGTTGATGACGGACTGGGCCCCGTTCTCCGTCTCCGCTACGCTCACGTGCTTGAAGGTGCCCGTCCAGGTGACGCGGTGCCCCTCCAGGTGAGAGCAGAACACCTGCGTCTGGGCCACGCCCTTGGTGTCCCAGGACGCTGGGCCGCACAGCTGCCCGTACTGTCTCCAGGTCAGCGTGGAGTTGTACACCTTCAGCCCCTCTGTGTGGTACACATACATCCAGCAGAAGAACACCACAGTGCAGATGCAGGCCAGGATGAGCTTGACCACGCCGCGGTGCGTCAGGGTGTGGAACACATCCAGGATGGAGAGGCTGAATCGAGTCCAGAGGCGCAGGGTGACTGGGATGGCGCACACCGCCAAGGTCACCAGCATCTTGgtcagctccagctccaggaaCCACTTGACCAGCTGGATGAACAGCAGGGCAGCCAGACCCACCGCCAACACGGGCAGGGCAAACAAGAACAGGAAGTAGGCCACGCAGGTGCGGATGAGACCCAAGGGCGAGGAGTTCTGGAGGAGCACCACAGAGAACTCCCACCACATGAAGCACACCAGGTAGGGGACCAGGAAGCAGTAGGTGCCTCGGAACCCACGCATACGAGCCATGCTGGgtgtgaggagggaggcagaggggaagggggaaagagaaTGCTTGATATTCACTACTCATTCAAAGTGACTCAGCATCACCTGAATAACATACTAAGCAGATACCTAAACAATATCCTGTCCAACGGGCACCAGCACACGCTACCGTAAACATCCCACAGAGACTAACGGACACACAAGCCGAAACCCTCCGTGTTTACCTGAAGAACAAGTAGAAGAGATAGACATAGAGGATGCAAGGGAGGCTGAGCTTCAGCACCACCGACTCCCCTAGTGGCAGCGTGGCGAAGGTGCGGCTCAGCATGCGAGGCACCTCCATCGTCTCCGGGAGGAACCTGGTGAGCGCACACATCGACGACGCCACCTGGAAATCACATTACAATGAACAACAGACCCCTTCAGGAAGGTGGTTAGCACGACACAACGTATAACCGGTGACTTGATGTTAGCTAAACGtggacacctccccccccccccgggacctCTATGATGAGCGCCCGACGAGCGTAGGTAGCGGCAGAAGGGCTGAGGCTCATGTAGCTGACGGCGGTGAGGAAGATGGCGACGGTGTAGAGCTCGGAGCAGGGGATCCAGCCCTTGTCAGCTACCGGGAAGGAGAAGATGACAAAGAAGACGGACAGGATGAAGTACAGGTAGGGCTCCAGGTTGTTCCAGCCGAAGTTGGTCTCCGCCTGCTCCACGTCCAGGCCCGGCTCGAAGCGGGTCAGCAGGTCCGTCAGGGCCCGGAAGTTCTCCCAcgcctgtggggggggggggagggttagagagacaagggagagagggtgtgtcatCCAGAGAcatgggggcaggggaggggagggtgttcGTGGCTACCGGCTGACCTTGCTGCTTTGGAAGATGCGCAGCGTGCAGATCACCATGGAGATGAAGGACAGGTAGAACACCAGCAGGGGGATCACGAAGGCAAAGAGGTCGACGGTGAGGTTGCtgatgatgaagaagaagatCAGCGCGTTGACGTGGTGTGTGGGGATGATCGTGCTGAGCCATTGGACGCCGGCACGGGATGCCCAATCAATCAGGTGCTCCTTCATCTCCAGGATGGCATGGACAGGGTACTGCAAaacctgggagagagaaagagagaaaatgagaagagagagagaggaatggggagggagagacagaaaaagggagCGAGGAGGGAGAGGTCAATAATGTCAATTGATATGGTTGGATGTTGGCATTGTGTTTGGACGTGACATGCTAGTGTTGTGATGTCATAAGAGATCTGATTGGATGTGGTGTCATACCAGGAGGTGGGATTTGATGTCCATGGCTCTCTTCATGGCTCCGCTGCGACTGTTGTCCAGCATCGCGCCACCCTTGCCCATCCCCCACACACCACTCCTCTTCCTGCCCTGAGTGGGCACCAGTCCTTTCTGCTgctggtggacacacacacacacacaccacgtgtgTCCACATCATTTTAGCAATTGAGCAAATGCTTTTATTGAAAGTTACATAGAAATAGTGCACATAAAGAGTACAGCAGAATGTcagtgcatagttctaacagtacTTCAATCATTAGAGTCTGTATGTTCGGTTAAAGGTCAACATTCACCAGATAAAGTGCAAATgaaccacatctcagcttccATACACAATGTAAGAAACAtatctcaacacacacatacataaatggCATAAATTCCGTAGAATTCCCAATCATGCTGTTGTGATCATCCATGCGTACCGTCTTGTCCTCTTGGGAAGAAGGGCTCTTCTTCTGAGTGGCGTCCAGGCCAGGTGTAGGAGCGATGCCTTGGGCGTACTGCTTAGTGATCTCTACAAAGTCATCCAGGTCCACGTACTGGCCAGCTAGGaggacacacatatgcacacatacacacacacattatgcacacatacacacacacacacattatgcacacatacagtaggGAATGACCCCTGACAAAGAGATAATGTTCTGTCTGtcatctttttctcttttttaacCACACTTACACCTAGACAGCATACAGAGTGCATCACACACGTACATTCTCTGGTGACCATGCGCTCCAGAACCTTCTGTGTTTGGACTGAGGTGGGCGGGACCCTGCTAGAGATGCCACCTGGTGGTAGAAGAAAAGAACGACACTGTAAAACAGCCAACAACATTtcagtgtttgtctgtctcctctcttctactctgtgtgtgtgtgtgtgtgcacatgagtgtgtgtgtgtgtgtgtgtgtgtgtgtgtgtgtgtgtgtgaatgacctACCCTGCACAGAATTGACCTGGCCGACGTTCTCCATCATCTCAGACACGGCCatcttctccttcctgtctggGTTTAGCTTCCAGTACATCATCATAGCCGCCTTGCGCACTGACTGCTCAAACTTGCTCTCGGTGGACAGTCTACGCACTGCCTCCTCATTCTCAGGGGTTATgcctggaggaaggaggggaagagggggaggaggggggggggcataggaCGAAGGAGGAGGATAGACCATCAAGGAGGAGGATAGAACATCTTAATCTTCTCTTTCATTCCcagtctccctccttctccctctctccctatgttATGggggtcagatagctgagcggttagggagtcgggctattaatcagaaggttgttggttcgattccgggctgtgcaaaatgacgttgtgtccttgtgccTTGTGGGCAAGGCActgcaccctacttgcctcggggagaatgtccctgtacttactgtaagttgctctggataagagcgtctgctaaatgactaaatgtaaacgttaatgtcatttaacagacgTGTTTACCCAAAACGACATGCAGGGGGATTCGAACCTGTACCTTTATCTGTAGAATAATGCTCTACCACTAAGCTCTTCCCGTCCCAATCTCTCTATCTTactccctctctacctttccTCTTTATCCAGCATCGCTGCAACATCCGGGCGGCTCCCTTCCGACCCTGCTTGGCGGCCTGCATCAGCCAATCAACTGCCAGGCGGTTATTAAGCTCCGCATCCTTCTCCTCAGCTAGCTCCAGGTAATGTTTAGCCAGCTGCAAAACaggacacttttttttttacagttgttCAGGGATAATTCACAACACTTATGCATGCCAGTATTGTGCCAGTTTCATCCTGAATTGAGTTTCCAAATATAGTGTGCTGTGTTAGGTCCACTAGTGGGAAAACAGTTTTGTCTTCAGTATAGGAAGTATTGGAATCGCTCCATTCGGTCTGCTCTGTTAAACTACAACACCCACAATGCATCCTCATCTTGGCCTACAAAAGCTTAGTCATACTTCCTTATCTAGAGAGCCAAACTCGTATCAGATAGTTTATAACTATAGTTCCTTAACTTTCACTTCACACAAACCTTAttcaacaagtgtgtgtgtgtgtgtgtgcacgtgtgtgtgtacatgtgtggtgtgggtgtgcattTCTTAAAGAGAGATGGTGGGTGGGCAGTGTAGAAGTATTTCTATAGTACAAGTTCAAGTAACAGATAAGTTCAAGTCTAGGAATTTACCCTTTCAGAACCATAGGGTCGTGTATGCAGTCTCAGCTCCTTTTGCATTTTTAGTATTGTGTGTTATGTGCATCCAACCACGTTTCTGTAATGCAAAATTGACTATATAAACCATTAGTCTTTCAATGTtagaaagatgtgtgtgtgttttgtgttttcatGAGTTTCACACTTCATGAGTGCACAAAAACATGTATACaattgcatatgtgtgtgtttgtgtgtgtgtgtgttatattcaGAGCTTGAGCTCATCTTTCAGGCAGCTGAaaatagacacacactctcttgaccagccctccacacatcaCAATGTCTACTCTCACCAGTATGCAGCCCATGCCTCATCTAgcattgtgtgcatgtgtgcgttttAGAGTCTGGTTGGGTGTGAGATAAGGGAGATAGGATAGGATAACCCTTAGagataggggagagagggaaggacagagtgagagagactcaCATTAGTCTGTGCTCTGGCATCTCCAGCCTTGGCCCTCTCCTCAGTCTCCTCCAAGGTCAggtcttcttcctgctctccaTCTGGGAGAGGTGAGTCCAGGAAAAGAGGGGGataggggagggaaggagaagtggAGAGGATAGAGGTTGACAGAAGGAGAATACTGGGTATTTTACCTTGACAAATGACTTTTGACCATTTTCTTTAGAGATGGTTCCTGAATGCACTTTCCCTTCTTCCTTATTTTGTGGTTCTCTGTAGACTCGATAGATAGGTGGTTTTCTGTTAACTACATACTGTCGATAGGTGATACATAATATGAAATTAAGCATGTCCCAGTGCTTGTGTAACCAGTTGTAATCTAATCTGTGTGCATGAGATGTCCAGCAAATACATATGCCCTGATATTTACTGAATCAACTGTGCTTGATCTAGCTAGTTTACATTTCCTTTGATAATCTAATGCCTTCTAAGATGTAACATAATTTTGTTCCAGGGTATTTTTACAGAAAGAGCATCGTGACCCAGTGGTGATTTACTAACACATTAGCAGCAAGCTATGAATGAACCCCTCTGACAT
The Hypomesus transpacificus isolate Combined female chromosome 22, fHypTra1, whole genome shotgun sequence genome window above contains:
- the wfs1a gene encoding wolframin, producing SVTSSSPEPPPSVTSSSPKPPPSVTSSTPLTTSPASTSSPLTSFPAPSSSQAPSPSLASPSPPAAPKQKRFATVAKRVLIQERLRKTEEDEGQADDEDGEQEEDLTLEETEERAKAGDARAQTNLAKHYLELAEEKDAELNNRLAVDWLMQAAKQGRKGAARMLQRCWIKRKGITPENEEAVRRLSTESKFEQSVRKAAMMMYWKLNPDRKEKMAVSEMMENVGQVNSVQGGISSRVPPTSVQTQKVLERMVTRESGQYVDLDDFVEITKQYAQGIAPTPGLDATQKKSPSSQEDKTQQKGLVPTQGRKRSGVWGMGKGGAMLDNSRSGAMKRAMDIKSHLLVLQYPVHAILEMKEHLIDWASRAGVQWLSTIIPTHHVNALIFFFIISNLTVDLFAFVIPLLVFYLSFISMVICTLRIFQSSKAWENFRALTDLLTRFEPGLDVEQAETNFGWNNLEPYLYFILSVFFVIFSFPVADKGWIPCSELYTVAIFLTAVSYMSLSPSAATYARRALIIEVASSMCALTRFLPETMEVPRMLSRTFATLPLGESVVLKLSLPCILYVYLFYLFFSMARMRGFRGTYCFLVPYLVCFMWWEFSVVLLQNSSPLGLIRTCVAYFLFLFALPVLAVGLAALLFIQLVKWFLELELTKMLVTLAVCAIPVTLRLWTRFSLSILDVFHTLTHRGVVKLILACICTVVFFCWMYVYHTEGLKVYNSTLTWRQYGQLCGPASWDTKGVAQTQVFCSHLEGHRVTWTGTFKHVSVAETENGAQSVINMLPVFMGDWLRCLYGEKYPKCEQRNTSAIAASVLGNFTTGADSDADPPGSPSQLPVTAPVLLHMHEEELCQIKVLAKHGCHVKRFDSHRFQVMVGMLQEGGGAADPARDIVLMASHEFRQVLLNLEPGSTVEFSTKLGGRLGGRVPAFELKAINCLDCMSSLLPEGRQVKIERDWRRTTLRAVKFAFDFFFSPFLSARINV